One genomic segment of Amycolatopsis sp. WQ 127309 includes these proteins:
- a CDS encoding MarR family winged helix-turn-helix transcriptional regulator: MSRRDAARGASDAIGSALYGLATRAVRRLPRDMSLTSAATLATLDKTGPRRITDLAVAEGVTQPAMTVLVRVMEEAGLVERKGDPSDKRVTLVCLTEAGASYVRTRRQAGVDAYARLIDELTGDEVEALAAALPALRHLAELETHAREGADR, from the coding sequence ATGAGTCGCCGAGACGCCGCGCGCGGCGCTTCCGATGCCATCGGGTCCGCCCTCTACGGGCTGGCCACCAGGGCCGTGAGACGTCTTCCCCGCGACATGAGCCTGACGTCCGCCGCCACCTTGGCCACCCTGGACAAGACCGGCCCGCGGCGGATCACCGATCTGGCGGTGGCCGAGGGCGTCACCCAGCCCGCGATGACCGTCCTGGTCCGGGTGATGGAGGAAGCCGGACTGGTCGAGCGGAAGGGCGATCCGTCCGACAAGCGGGTCACGCTGGTGTGCCTGACCGAGGCCGGCGCGTCGTACGTCCGGACGCGACGCCAGGCGGGCGTCGACGCGTACGCGCGGTTGATCGACGAACTCACCGGTGACGAGGTCGAGGCCCTGGCCGCCGCCCTCCCGGCGCTGCGGCACCTGGCGGAGCTGGAAACCCACGCCCGAGAAGGGGCGGACCGGTGA
- a CDS encoding alpha/beta hydrolase — MSTDQRERLDAQLRGTGVGAEQSVAELRENFVKLTNPLPVPEGIHTRETSLGGRPALHVSPDTEPGSGTLLYLHGGSHVVGSPRTALGLTAGLVVRTGIPALSLDYRLAPEHPFPADVQDVVTAYRELLDRGHAPGSIAFAGDSAGGGLTITGALAARDAGLPVPAAIVAFSPGLDATRTGESIVTKAAADPLLDRAGLDRMSSFYVADQDRRDPLLSPAVTADLTGLPPILVQVGTNEMLLDDARRLALRASDAEVDVVLDITAKVPHVFQSFTGLLDEAGEALDRAALFLRQRVRG; from the coding sequence ATGTCCACAGATCAGCGTGAACGCCTGGACGCGCAGCTCCGCGGCACCGGCGTCGGGGCCGAGCAGTCCGTCGCCGAACTCCGCGAAAACTTCGTGAAGCTGACGAACCCGCTGCCGGTACCGGAGGGCATCCACACGCGCGAGACGTCCTTGGGCGGACGCCCCGCGCTGCACGTCAGCCCGGACACCGAACCCGGCTCCGGGACCCTGCTCTACCTGCACGGCGGGTCGCACGTCGTCGGCTCGCCCCGCACGGCACTCGGCCTCACCGCGGGCCTGGTCGTCAGAACCGGGATCCCCGCCCTCTCCCTGGACTACCGGCTGGCGCCGGAGCACCCGTTCCCGGCGGACGTCCAGGACGTGGTCACGGCCTACCGCGAACTCCTCGACCGAGGCCACGCGCCCGGATCGATCGCCTTCGCCGGCGACTCCGCCGGCGGCGGGCTGACGATCACGGGCGCACTCGCCGCGCGCGACGCCGGACTCCCCGTGCCCGCCGCGATCGTCGCGTTCTCACCAGGCCTCGACGCGACCCGGACCGGCGAGAGCATCGTGACCAAAGCGGCTGCGGATCCCCTGCTCGACCGCGCCGGCCTCGACCGCATGAGCAGCTTCTACGTCGCGGACCAGGACCGTCGCGACCCGCTGCTCAGCCCGGCGGTGACCGCCGACCTGACCGGCCTGCCGCCCATTCTGGTGCAGGTCGGCACGAACGAGATGCTCCTCGACGACGCCCGCCGGCTCGCCCTGCGCGCGTCCGACGCGGAAGTCGACGTCGTCCTCGACATCACCGCGAAGGTCCCGCACGTGTTCCAGTCGTTCACCGGCCTGCTCGACGAAGCCGGCGAAGCCCTCGACCGGGCCGCGCTCTTCCTGCGCCAGCGCGTCCGCGGCTGA
- a CDS encoding MarR family winged helix-turn-helix transcriptional regulator, giving the protein MADSAAADLVALDTLFTDLVRVETRLYNAVTDRVKAEAGVAGGYFELLRHVRDHPDARVADLAAAFAIGVGTTSKIVDRLEKQGWLERRPNPANRRSSLLALTPAGESAVSRAEPVWRAAIQEILGGAVAADELTALSAALRVVRSNLERRQLGLPAG; this is encoded by the coding sequence ATGGCAGATAGTGCAGCGGCAGATCTTGTGGCTCTCGACACGCTGTTCACCGACCTCGTCCGGGTGGAGACGCGGCTCTACAACGCGGTCACCGACCGCGTGAAGGCGGAGGCCGGTGTCGCGGGCGGGTACTTCGAGCTGCTGCGTCATGTCCGCGACCACCCGGACGCCCGCGTCGCGGATCTCGCCGCCGCCTTCGCGATCGGTGTCGGAACGACCAGCAAGATCGTCGACCGCCTGGAGAAGCAGGGCTGGCTGGAGCGTCGCCCGAACCCGGCCAACCGCCGCTCGTCCCTGCTCGCGCTGACCCCGGCGGGCGAATCGGCCGTGTCCCGGGCGGAGCCTGTCTGGCGGGCGGCGATTCAGGAGATCCTCGGCGGGGCGGTCGCGGCTGATGAGCTGACAGCGCTTTCAGCGGCGCTCCGCGTCGTGCGCTCGAACTTGGAACGACGGCAGCTGGGACTCCCGGCCGGATGA
- a CDS encoding cytochrome P450 — MDTTVSYPFNHGDGLALDDAYTEARERPGLTRVRLPFGEPGWLVTRYADARQVLGDRRFSTQLGTQHDWPRVIPMRAEMGILGLDAPDHPRLRRLVAKAFTATRVEQLRPWVRNLARELLSGLKEQGDTADLVEQFALPFSVQVICELLGVPPQDRPKFRVWTDWVFSTTPISPEEFMANHAAFRGYMASLVEARREEPRDDLISALIRAQDDEDRISADELVDLGNSLLLAGHETTAAQVGNFVDVLLHTPGGWQRLLDDPDLVPSAVEELTRFVPLMSGSVFPRYAAEDIEVGGTLVPAGEGVLVSLGSADRDPARFREPDTLDLGREQNPHLGYSHGAHHCFGAALARVELQEALRALLDLMPGLRVTGEIAWKPQVAVRGVSKYVVGW; from the coding sequence GTGGATACCACTGTGTCCTACCCGTTCAACCACGGCGACGGCTTGGCGCTCGACGACGCTTACACCGAGGCGCGGGAGCGGCCGGGGCTGACCCGGGTGCGGCTGCCCTTCGGCGAACCCGGCTGGCTCGTCACCCGCTACGCCGACGCGCGGCAGGTGCTGGGGGACCGGCGGTTCTCGACGCAGCTCGGCACGCAGCACGACTGGCCGCGCGTGATCCCGATGCGCGCCGAGATGGGCATCCTCGGCCTGGACGCGCCCGACCACCCGCGGCTGCGGCGGCTCGTGGCGAAGGCCTTCACCGCCACCCGCGTCGAACAGCTGCGGCCGTGGGTGCGGAACCTCGCGCGTGAGCTGCTCTCCGGCCTCAAGGAGCAGGGTGACACCGCGGACCTCGTGGAGCAGTTCGCGTTGCCGTTCTCCGTGCAGGTGATCTGCGAGCTGCTCGGCGTGCCCCCGCAGGACCGGCCGAAGTTCCGCGTCTGGACCGACTGGGTGTTCTCGACGACGCCGATCAGCCCCGAAGAGTTCATGGCCAACCACGCGGCCTTCCGCGGCTACATGGCGTCCCTCGTCGAGGCGCGCCGGGAAGAGCCGCGCGACGACCTGATCTCCGCCCTGATCCGCGCCCAGGACGACGAGGACCGGATCAGCGCGGACGAGCTGGTCGACCTCGGCAACTCGCTGCTGCTGGCCGGGCACGAGACGACCGCCGCGCAGGTCGGCAACTTCGTCGACGTCCTGCTGCACACCCCCGGCGGCTGGCAGCGGCTGCTCGACGACCCGGACCTGGTGCCGTCCGCGGTCGAGGAGCTGACCCGGTTCGTGCCGCTGATGTCCGGTTCGGTCTTCCCGCGGTACGCGGCCGAGGACATCGAGGTCGGCGGCACGCTCGTCCCGGCGGGCGAAGGGGTGCTGGTGTCGCTGGGGTCGGCCGACCGGGACCCCGCGCGGTTCCGTGAGCCCGACACGCTCGACCTCGGCCGCGAGCAGAACCCGCACCTCGGGTACAGCCACGGCGCGCACCACTGCTTCGGCGCGGCGCTGGCCCGCGTCGAACTGCAGGAGGCGCTGCGCGCGCTGCTGGACCTGATGCCCGGGTTGCGGGTCACGGGGGAGATCGCCTGGAAGCCGCAGGTCGCCGTGCGCGGTGTGAGCAAGTACGTCGTGGGTTGGTGA
- a CDS encoding glycosyltransferase family 39 protein: MTALFAAPRKVRDTAPFARTPVFVVAGLLGLLLIAVAGRYGYFGDELYFLAAGRHPAWGYADQPPLVPLLARAMEAIAPGSVFVLRLPAMAAMVVSVVLTALIAREMGGGRRAQVLGAATFAVSTQFVASGHYLATSTFDPFLWTLLVWLLVRWVRTRADGLLVWSGVVTAVALNTKLLIGAFWLVAVIAVLACGPRDLLRRPALWLGGLIAVAAVVPTLVWQATHGRPQLAMSTAISQEVAAMPGGRAMILPVMLALTGLPVAALLLGYGGWRLLRAPELREYRFLGWTTAGLTVLFVVVAGRQYYVAGLYGVCWAAAAVELERGRAARWWRWAATWPVYLLTVLIMLPTTLPIWPQAWLRDHPGLPKSVFAAEEVGWPEVTASIAKTYHALPDPAHTAIVTRMYWQASAVDHYGPALGLPEPASPNRGYHSLVTPPDSATSVLYAGPDPLALQGHFANVRRVGTIDEGLGIANTSQGLPLWLATGRAESWATLWPKLRDFHV, from the coding sequence TTGACCGCCCTTTTCGCGGCCCCCCGGAAGGTCAGGGACACGGCGCCCTTCGCGCGGACGCCCGTGTTCGTCGTCGCGGGGCTGCTCGGGCTCCTGCTGATCGCCGTGGCGGGGCGGTACGGCTACTTCGGGGACGAGCTCTACTTCCTCGCCGCCGGAAGGCATCCGGCCTGGGGGTACGCCGACCAGCCACCGCTCGTGCCGCTGCTGGCGCGGGCGATGGAGGCGATCGCGCCGGGCTCGGTGTTCGTCCTGCGGCTGCCGGCGATGGCCGCGATGGTCGTGTCCGTGGTGCTCACGGCGCTGATCGCCCGGGAGATGGGAGGCGGGCGCCGGGCGCAGGTGCTGGGCGCGGCGACGTTCGCGGTGTCCACGCAGTTCGTGGCGAGCGGCCACTACCTGGCGACGTCCACCTTCGATCCGTTCCTGTGGACGCTGCTGGTGTGGCTGCTCGTGCGCTGGGTCCGCACCCGCGCCGACGGCCTGCTGGTGTGGTCGGGCGTCGTCACCGCCGTAGCGCTGAACACCAAGCTGCTGATCGGCGCGTTCTGGCTGGTCGCCGTGATCGCCGTGCTGGCGTGCGGCCCGCGCGACCTGCTGCGGCGGCCCGCCCTGTGGCTCGGCGGGCTCATCGCGGTGGCCGCGGTCGTGCCGACGCTCGTCTGGCAGGCCACCCACGGCCGGCCCCAGCTGGCCATGAGCACGGCGATCTCGCAGGAGGTCGCGGCGATGCCGGGTGGCCGGGCGATGATCCTGCCGGTCATGCTCGCCCTGACCGGGCTCCCGGTCGCGGCACTGCTCCTCGGGTACGGCGGCTGGCGGCTGCTGCGCGCACCCGAGCTGCGGGAATACCGGTTCCTCGGCTGGACGACCGCCGGGCTCACCGTGCTGTTCGTCGTCGTCGCCGGGCGCCAGTACTACGTCGCGGGCCTCTACGGCGTGTGCTGGGCGGCCGCGGCGGTCGAGCTCGAGCGCGGGCGGGCGGCGCGCTGGTGGCGGTGGGCCGCCACCTGGCCGGTGTACCTGCTCACGGTGCTGATCATGCTGCCGACGACGTTGCCGATCTGGCCGCAGGCGTGGCTGCGGGACCACCCAGGGCTGCCGAAGTCGGTGTTCGCCGCCGAAGAGGTCGGCTGGCCGGAGGTGACGGCGTCGATCGCGAAGACCTACCACGCCCTGCCCGACCCGGCCCACACGGCGATCGTGACGCGGATGTACTGGCAGGCCAGTGCCGTCGACCACTACGGCCCGGCGCTCGGCCTGCCGGAGCCGGCGAGCCCGAACCGCGGCTACCACTCGCTCGTGACGCCGCCCGATTCGGCGACGAGCGTGCTCTACGCCGGCCCGGATCCGCTGGCGCTGCAAGGGCATTTCGCGAACGTCCGGCGCGTCGGCACGATCGACGAGGGGCTCGGGATCGCGAACACGAGCCAGGGCCTGCCGTTGTGGCTGGCCACCGGCCGGGCCGAGAGCTGGGCGACGTTGTGGCCGAAGCTGCGGGACTTCCACGTCTGA
- a CDS encoding TetR/AcrR family transcriptional regulator, with protein MPRAGLTPASVTEAGAALADEVGFDQLSMGLLAERLGVRTSSLYKHVAGQADLVHRIAVQSGHELADAIRDATQGRAGSDAFTAGAQAMRTYVKQHPGRYAAGNAARSTGPDDPLLAVVDRVLASWAAMVRGYDIGPGQEIHVLRMVRTMLHGFATLEVAGGFRIDVGVEDSFTWMIDFIDHGLRSLDEA; from the coding sequence GTGCCTAGGGCCGGGCTCACTCCGGCCTCGGTCACCGAGGCCGGGGCCGCGCTGGCCGACGAGGTCGGGTTCGACCAGCTCAGCATGGGCCTGCTGGCCGAGCGGCTCGGGGTCCGGACTTCCTCGCTCTACAAGCACGTCGCCGGCCAGGCCGACCTCGTCCACCGCATCGCCGTCCAGTCCGGGCACGAGCTCGCCGACGCCATCCGCGACGCGACCCAGGGCCGGGCGGGCAGTGACGCCTTCACCGCCGGCGCCCAGGCGATGCGGACGTACGTGAAGCAGCACCCCGGCCGGTACGCGGCGGGCAACGCCGCCCGCTCGACCGGGCCCGACGACCCGCTCCTCGCGGTGGTCGACCGGGTGCTCGCCTCCTGGGCGGCCATGGTGCGCGGGTACGACATCGGCCCCGGTCAGGAGATCCACGTCCTGCGGATGGTCCGCACCATGCTGCACGGGTTCGCGACGTTGGAAGTGGCCGGCGGATTCCGGATCGACGTCGGTGTCGAGGACAGCTTCACGTGGATGATCGACTTCATCGATCACGGTCTGCGGTCCCTGGACGAGGCCTGA
- a CDS encoding DUF1330 domain-containing protein, which produces MPKGYWVSVYRSISDPEKLAAYNKLAGPAVKAAGGRVLARDGRVVAHEAGIAQRTILIEFDSFDQAVAARASAPYQEALTALGDGVERDFRIIEGLG; this is translated from the coding sequence ATGCCCAAGGGCTACTGGGTCAGCGTCTACCGCTCCATTTCGGACCCCGAGAAGCTGGCTGCCTACAACAAACTGGCCGGCCCGGCCGTCAAGGCCGCGGGCGGGCGGGTGCTCGCCCGCGACGGCCGGGTCGTCGCACACGAAGCCGGAATCGCCCAGCGCACCATCCTGATCGAGTTCGACAGCTTCGACCAGGCCGTCGCCGCCCGCGCGAGTGCGCCCTACCAGGAGGCGCTGACCGCACTGGGTGACGGCGTCGAGCGCGACTTCCGCATCATCGAAGGCCTCGGCTGA
- a CDS encoding alpha/beta fold hydrolase, translating to MTEYLDIAGNTLAYDVTGQGPLVVLAHGIGDSRHSYRFLAPALAAQGYRVANVDVRGCGDSSVGWDGYSRTDIAGDLVAVVRQLGGPAVIIGQSISGGAATIAAATAPDLIAGVIELAPFTRAQSFDLGGLVRVKRFRAGYTQMAQVMLRGRLESWLKYLDVALPVKPADWDGESARIAAKLREPGRMKVLQAMCKTSPADAGAQLANVTCPVLIIEGSADPDWADPRAEGEKIVADLPRGLGELAVVEGAGHYLHVQTPDQVVALAQPFLAKTLTRA from the coding sequence ATGACCGAGTACCTGGACATCGCCGGCAACACCCTCGCCTACGACGTGACCGGGCAAGGACCTCTTGTCGTTCTGGCGCACGGCATCGGCGACAGCCGGCACTCCTACCGCTTCCTCGCCCCGGCCCTGGCCGCGCAGGGGTACCGGGTCGCCAACGTCGACGTCCGTGGTTGTGGGGACTCCAGCGTCGGCTGGGACGGGTACAGCCGGACCGACATCGCCGGTGACCTGGTCGCCGTCGTGCGTCAGCTGGGTGGTCCGGCCGTGATCATCGGCCAGTCGATCAGCGGCGGCGCCGCTACCATCGCGGCCGCGACCGCGCCCGATCTCATCGCCGGCGTCATCGAGCTGGCGCCGTTCACCCGTGCGCAGTCGTTCGACCTCGGCGGACTGGTGCGGGTGAAGCGGTTCCGGGCCGGTTACACGCAGATGGCGCAGGTCATGCTGCGAGGGAGGCTGGAGAGCTGGCTGAAGTACCTCGACGTGGCGCTGCCGGTCAAGCCCGCCGACTGGGACGGCGAGTCGGCCCGCATCGCGGCGAAGCTGCGTGAGCCGGGCCGGATGAAGGTGCTGCAGGCCATGTGCAAGACCAGCCCGGCCGACGCCGGTGCCCAGCTGGCCAACGTCACGTGCCCGGTCTTGATCATCGAGGGCAGCGCCGACCCCGACTGGGCCGACCCCCGCGCCGAGGGCGAGAAGATCGTCGCCGACCTGCCGCGCGGTCTCGGTGAACTGGCGGTCGTCGAGGGTGCCGGGCACTACCTGCACGTCCAGACGCCCGATCAGGTCGTCGCACTGGCCCAGCCGTTCCTGGCCAAGACGCTGACCCGTGCCTAG
- a CDS encoding PIG-L deacetylase family protein, protein MTVPALPEESFHRVLCVVAHPDDMEYGASAAVARWTARGIEVGYLLLTRGEAGMPNPPEETARLRVAEQRAACAAVGVTHLTVLEHPDGVLVYGLDLRRDICREIRRFKPDVVLGTGYEIETPFSFDQADHRAAGLATLDAVRDAGNRWVFPEQVDDEDLEPHSVRWLILPGLAGFATHGVEVTGEPLRRGIASLEAHAAYLAALPDHPAPEDFIPKFTAMSGKAMGVEHAVLFRAHDLQAPPELLPSGQEMHKELI, encoded by the coding sequence ATGACAGTGCCTGCGCTTCCCGAGGAGTCCTTCCACCGCGTGCTCTGCGTCGTCGCGCACCCTGACGACATGGAGTACGGCGCGTCCGCGGCCGTCGCTCGCTGGACCGCGCGCGGCATCGAGGTCGGCTACCTCCTGCTCACCCGCGGCGAAGCCGGCATGCCGAACCCTCCCGAGGAGACCGCACGCCTGCGCGTCGCCGAGCAGCGGGCCGCCTGTGCCGCCGTCGGCGTCACGCACCTGACCGTCCTCGAACACCCGGACGGCGTGCTCGTCTACGGCCTCGACCTGCGCCGGGACATCTGCCGGGAGATCCGCCGGTTCAAGCCCGACGTCGTCCTCGGCACCGGCTACGAGATCGAGACGCCCTTCAGCTTCGACCAGGCCGACCACCGCGCGGCCGGCCTCGCGACGCTCGACGCGGTGCGCGACGCGGGCAACCGGTGGGTCTTCCCGGAGCAGGTCGACGACGAGGACCTCGAACCGCACTCGGTGCGCTGGTTGATCCTCCCCGGGCTGGCCGGCTTCGCGACCCACGGCGTCGAGGTCACGGGTGAGCCGCTGCGCCGCGGCATCGCCTCGCTCGAAGCGCACGCCGCGTACCTGGCCGCGCTCCCGGACCACCCGGCCCCGGAGGACTTCATCCCGAAGTTCACCGCGATGAGCGGCAAGGCCATGGGCGTCGAGCACGCCGTCCTGTTCCGCGCCCACGACCTGCAGGCACCACCGGAGCTTCTCCCTTCCGGTCAGGAGATGCATAAAGAATTAATATAA
- a CDS encoding MFS transporter gives MTEAQTRSEARLLVPALMFIALVVAAVASLGTPLITSVATTFRVSLDSAQWTLTIALLSGAVATPVLGRLGAGPHRRATILATLAIVVAGSALTVLPLPFAWLLVGRAAQGAGLGLTALMMGVARDHLPEERSAATIALISVVSIIGAGVGYPLAALLAEFGGLRAAYGLGLLVTAIAFVTAWRSMPAAPAGRSARVNAAGALVLAGGLFLVLFLAGERSLWSRHLAVAVALAVAAVLLLGVWAVSELRTKTPLIDVRAVRHPAVAGANIAMFVGGSGMYLLLTLITRYAQTPHSAGYGFGLTTFVAGLVLIPFSVLGFVAGKLTPWVRKRIDGPLLLAVSAAIVGGGFVLFATARSTVAELLAAMGVLGFGVGSFSAAMPGVILAVTPQSETSSAMSFNYVVRSVGYSLGSAIGGLILAAGTATDRLFPDDSAYTTAALVGVGAMAITTLTSLALARRRSSETTP, from the coding sequence GTGACCGAGGCCCAGACACGTTCCGAGGCACGTCTGCTGGTCCCCGCCCTGATGTTCATCGCCCTGGTCGTGGCGGCGGTCGCCAGCCTCGGGACGCCGCTCATCACCAGCGTGGCGACCACGTTCCGCGTCTCCCTCGACAGCGCGCAGTGGACGCTGACCATCGCGCTGCTCAGCGGCGCCGTCGCCACCCCCGTCCTCGGCCGGCTCGGCGCCGGGCCGCACCGGCGGGCCACGATTCTCGCCACGCTGGCGATCGTCGTCGCCGGCAGCGCGCTCACCGTGCTGCCGCTGCCGTTCGCCTGGCTGCTCGTGGGCCGAGCGGCCCAAGGCGCCGGGCTCGGTCTCACGGCGCTGATGATGGGCGTGGCCCGCGACCACCTCCCCGAGGAGCGCAGCGCGGCCACGATCGCCCTGATCTCGGTGGTCTCCATCATCGGCGCCGGCGTCGGCTACCCGCTGGCCGCGCTGCTCGCCGAGTTCGGCGGGCTGCGGGCCGCCTACGGCCTCGGCCTGCTCGTCACCGCCATCGCCTTCGTGACCGCGTGGCGCTCCATGCCCGCGGCTCCCGCAGGCCGCTCCGCCCGCGTGAACGCGGCCGGTGCGCTCGTCCTGGCGGGTGGGCTGTTCCTCGTCCTGTTCCTGGCCGGCGAGCGGAGCCTGTGGAGCCGGCACCTCGCCGTGGCGGTGGCCCTTGCCGTCGCCGCCGTGCTCCTGCTCGGCGTCTGGGCCGTTTCCGAACTGCGGACCAAGACGCCCCTGATCGACGTCCGGGCGGTGCGGCACCCGGCGGTCGCCGGGGCGAACATCGCCATGTTCGTCGGCGGCAGCGGCATGTACCTCCTGCTCACGCTCATCACCCGCTACGCGCAGACGCCGCACAGCGCCGGTTACGGCTTCGGGCTGACCACCTTCGTGGCGGGGCTGGTCCTCATCCCGTTCTCCGTGCTGGGGTTCGTCGCCGGCAAGCTCACGCCGTGGGTCCGGAAGCGGATCGACGGCCCCCTGCTCCTGGCCGTCAGCGCCGCCATCGTCGGCGGCGGGTTCGTCCTGTTCGCCACCGCCCGGTCCACCGTGGCCGAACTGCTCGCGGCCATGGGCGTGCTGGGTTTCGGCGTCGGCAGCTTCTCGGCCGCCATGCCCGGCGTCATCCTGGCCGTCACCCCCCAGAGCGAGACGTCGAGCGCCATGAGCTTCAACTACGTCGTCCGCAGCGTCGGCTACTCCCTGGGCAGCGCCATCGGCGGCCTGATCCTCGCCGCGGGCACCGCCACGGACCGCCTCTTCCCCGACGACAGCGCCTACACCACCGCGGCGCTGGTCGGCGTCGGCGCCATGGCGATCACGACGCTGACAAGCCTCGCCCTCGCCCGGCGGCGCTCGTCCGAGACCACCCCGTAA
- a CDS encoding low temperature requirement protein A produces the protein MNTPDEAEDARTERHASWAELFFDLVVVAGVAALAHVLGSEPDAAALGLYTLLFLAFWLSWTTFMLYSNVAAGKTRVVRLMIGMFGLGVMVASVPGVTHSVLGHDGDTHPPIVFAIAYIATRVYGSRSWRRGEVLLDFPVVQYSAGLLPWIASIWVDGRWTLVLWAVGIALDLLLILAVSGDKLLKQAQTALTTRAGTRHGARPEGKLPVIHGVSVDPAHFSERLGLFMIIVLGESVVQVIGAAAEAHYDVGVLATGLASFVLPAGMFGLSVVFGYAGLPHLRAGRIPARAALGLHCLVTGVVATVAVSLSSVMKHGSDPLPGQGRWLLCGAVATYFALGVITGVASRSSDMQRTISRIITGIVVPLLLGLLAHGLGGRTLVACMALVVLAHLWFERRTAPAEGGA, from the coding sequence GTGAACACCCCTGACGAAGCCGAGGACGCGAGGACCGAGCGGCACGCGAGCTGGGCCGAGCTGTTCTTCGACCTGGTGGTCGTGGCCGGCGTGGCGGCCCTGGCCCACGTGCTCGGGTCCGAACCGGACGCCGCGGCGCTCGGTCTCTACACGCTGCTGTTCCTGGCCTTCTGGCTGTCGTGGACGACGTTCATGTTGTACAGCAACGTCGCGGCCGGGAAGACCCGCGTGGTCCGCCTGATGATCGGGATGTTCGGCCTCGGGGTGATGGTCGCGTCCGTGCCGGGGGTCACGCATTCGGTGCTCGGCCACGACGGCGACACCCACCCGCCGATCGTCTTCGCGATCGCCTACATCGCCACACGCGTCTACGGGTCCCGGTCGTGGCGCCGGGGCGAAGTGCTGCTGGACTTCCCGGTCGTGCAGTACTCGGCGGGGCTGCTGCCGTGGATCGCGTCGATCTGGGTCGACGGGCGGTGGACGCTCGTGCTCTGGGCGGTGGGGATCGCGCTCGATCTGCTGCTGATCCTGGCCGTGTCCGGCGACAAGCTCCTCAAGCAAGCCCAGACGGCACTCACTACGCGAGCAGGTACCCGGCATGGCGCACGCCCCGAGGGGAAGCTACCGGTGATCCACGGGGTGTCGGTCGATCCGGCGCACTTCTCCGAACGGCTCGGGCTCTTCATGATCATCGTGCTCGGTGAATCGGTGGTGCAGGTCATCGGCGCCGCGGCCGAGGCGCACTACGACGTCGGCGTCCTGGCCACCGGACTCGCGTCGTTCGTGTTGCCGGCCGGGATGTTCGGCTTGTCCGTCGTCTTCGGGTACGCCGGCCTGCCGCACCTGCGGGCCGGCCGGATCCCCGCCCGCGCGGCGCTCGGCCTGCACTGCCTGGTCACCGGCGTCGTCGCCACCGTGGCGGTGTCGCTCTCGTCGGTGATGAAGCACGGGTCCGATCCGTTGCCCGGGCAGGGACGCTGGTTGCTGTGCGGCGCGGTCGCGACCTACTTCGCCCTCGGTGTGATCACCGGTGTGGCCAGCCGCAGCTCCGACATGCAGCGGACGATCTCGCGGATCATCACGGGCATCGTGGTCCCGCTCCTGCTCGGCCTGCTCGCCCACGGTCTTGGCGGCCGGACGTTGGTGGCCTGCATGGCCTTGGTGGTGCTCGCCCACCTCTGGTTCGAACGGCGCACGGCACCGGCCGAGGGCGGGGCCTGA